The following are encoded together in the Oreochromis niloticus isolate F11D_XX linkage group LG12, O_niloticus_UMD_NMBU, whole genome shotgun sequence genome:
- the LOC100691122 gene encoding T-box transcription factor TBX5 → MANGGDQFGLAERPDSDCMDSPKETKQETPSFTLNSPASPQSASSQQGMEGIKVFLHDRELWTKFDEVGTEMIITKAGRRMFPSYKVKVTGLNPKTKYILLMDIIPGDDHRYKFADNKWSITGKAEPAMPGRLYVHPDSPATGAHWSRQLVSFQKLKLTNNHLDPFGHIILNSMHKYQPRLHIVKADENNGFGSKNTAFCTHIFPETAFIAVTSYQNHKITQLKIENNPFAKGFRGSDDNELHRMAKLQGKDYPVVPRSTVRQRACSTGSPFSGEGRGVRGSPEAVGSPYSCENGLNGSSPRELLSAPPTHYTLPHPHLQSGQQQQVYHCTKRKVEENCSSGNHQLSYKKPFTGSSPSEGESYYHPSSYPPPPPGLSNNPALGLTDSPYSSDMGQRQACMFAGSEPRMDELSCTSWSYTCPIPTAMTPIDSYPPYTHHPPYSSSPQGSRLSAIAHQTSPPLGEHIAHDPYQSQNSAPPSQSSQNIHSRQLGSPLREYPRYTPNLSPPLYHTLETHTHIRCGVPEWSAAS, encoded by the exons ATGGCAAACGGGGGGGACCAGTTCGGCCTTGCAGAGCGTCCTGACTCGGACTGTATGGATTCcccaaaagaaaccaaacaggAAACTCCCAGCTTCACCCTGAACTCACCAGCTTCACCGCAGAGTGCGTCCAGTCAGCAG GGGATGGAGGGAATCAAAGTTTTCCTTCATGACAGGGAACTTTGGACCAAGTTTGATGAAGTGGGAACGGAAATGATTATCACCAAGGCTGGAAG GAGGATGTTCCCCAGTTATAAAGTGAAGGTCACAGGACTCAACCCGAAAACCAAGTACATTCTCCTGATGGACATCATTCCCGGAGATGACCATCGCTACAAATTCGCAGACAACAAATG GTCGATAACGGGGAAGGCAGAGCCCGCGATGCCCGGTAGGCTCTACGTCCATCCGGACTCTCCCGCCACAGGGGCGCACTGGAGCCGCCAGCTCGTCTCTTTCCAGAAGCTCAAACTCACCAACAACCACCTGGACCCCTTTGGACAC ATAATACTCAACTCTATGCACAAATACCAGCCTCGTCTCCATATTGTCAAGGCAGATGAGAACAATGGCTTTGGTTccaaaaacacagctttctGCACTCACATCTTCCCCGAGACTGCCTTCATCGCTGTGACGTCCTATCAGAACCACAAG ATTACACAGCTGAAGATAGAGAATAATCCTTTTGCGAAGGGATTCAGAGGCAGCGACGACAATGAGCTGCATCGCATGGCCAAGTTACAAGG CAAGGATTACCCAGTGGTCCCTCGTAGTACTGTCCGTCAGAGAGCCTGTTCTACTGGGAGTCCCTTCAGTGGGGAGGGTCGTGGTGTGCGGGGCTCCCCTGAGGCTGTTGGGTCTCCTTATAGCTGTGAGAACGGCTTGAATGGTAGCAGCCCTCGGGAGCTACTGAGTGCTCCACCCACGCATTACACCCTGCCTCATCCACACCTGCAGTCTGGCCAACAGCAGCAAGTGTACCACTGCACCAAGAGAAAAG TGGAGGAAAACTGCTCCTCGGGAAACCACCAGCTTTCATACAAGAAACCCTTCACTGGTAGTTCACCAAGTGAAGGCGAATCGTACTATCACCCCTCCTCCTATCCCCCTCCTCCACCCGGTCTATCCAACAACCCAGCCCTGGGGCTCACTGACTCTCCTTACAGCTCTGACATGGGACAGCGTCAGGCCTGCATGTTTGCCGGATCGGAGCCCAGAATGGATGAACTCAGCTGTACATCCTGGTCATACACCTGCCCCATCCCGACTGCCATGACCCCAATTGACTCCTACCCACCTTACACCCATCATCCACCTTACAGCTCCAGTCCTCAGGGCTCTCGACTCAGCGCTATAGCCCACCAGACCTCTCCACCACTCGGAGAACACATTGCCCACGATCCCTACCAGAGCCAGAACTCCGCACCTCCATCTCAGAGCTCCcaaaacattcacagcaggcAGCTCGGCTCTCCTCTCAGAGAATATCCCCGATACACGCCCAATTTGTCTCCTCCTCTCTACCACACACtagaaacgcacacacacatccgCTGTGGAGTGCCAGAATGGAGTGCAGCCTCCTAA